In Kordia antarctica, the following proteins share a genomic window:
- a CDS encoding NAD(P)-dependent oxidoreductase: MKFAIIKERKNPPDRRVVFSPEKLAEAKAQFSEATFKVEASDIRVFSDKAYADKGFDVLEDVSHCDVMIGVKEVPLENLIPNKKYFFFSHTIKKQPYNRELLQAILAKNIEMYDHEVITKDNGGRLIGFGRYAGLVGAYNGFRALGLRDGLFELPKVENLSDLDAVKKELDKIKLPNIKILLSGTGKVAFGAKEILDHLGIKEISDALYLTSNFTEPVYCMVDVMEYSKRTDGKVGDKFKFYNDPSGYESNFMPYAKMTDFFIAGHFYGDGAPFLFTRDDAKHPDFKINLVADVSCDIDGPVASTIRPSTIADPFYGYDPKTEKEVAFNTKGAITVMAVDNLPCELPKDASEGFGEMFLEHVIPAFFNNDKDGVLARAKMTENGKLTERYSYLQDYVDGK, from the coding sequence ATGAAATTTGCCATCATAAAAGAACGTAAAAATCCGCCAGACAGGCGTGTGGTATTCTCTCCAGAAAAATTAGCAGAAGCAAAAGCACAATTTTCAGAAGCCACATTTAAAGTAGAAGCTTCAGATATTCGTGTATTTTCTGATAAAGCGTACGCAGATAAAGGGTTTGATGTCTTAGAAGATGTTTCTCATTGTGATGTAATGATTGGCGTAAAAGAAGTTCCGCTTGAAAATTTAATTCCAAATAAAAAATACTTTTTCTTTTCTCATACCATCAAAAAACAACCGTACAATCGTGAGTTATTACAAGCAATATTAGCCAAAAATATTGAAATGTACGATCATGAAGTAATTACCAAAGACAATGGCGGACGCTTGATCGGTTTTGGGCGTTATGCAGGTTTAGTTGGCGCATACAATGGTTTTAGAGCGTTAGGTTTGCGAGATGGATTGTTTGAATTACCAAAAGTTGAAAACCTTTCAGACTTAGACGCCGTCAAAAAAGAATTAGACAAAATAAAACTTCCAAATATTAAAATTCTACTCTCAGGAACTGGAAAAGTAGCATTTGGAGCAAAAGAAATTTTAGATCACTTAGGAATCAAAGAAATTTCAGATGCATTATACCTTACATCAAACTTTACGGAACCTGTATATTGCATGGTTGATGTTATGGAATATAGCAAACGCACCGATGGGAAAGTAGGAGATAAGTTCAAATTTTATAACGATCCAAGTGGTTATGAAAGTAACTTTATGCCATATGCAAAAATGACCGATTTCTTTATTGCAGGACATTTCTATGGAGATGGCGCACCGTTTTTATTTACTAGGGATGATGCAAAACATCCTGATTTCAAAATCAATCTAGTTGCCGATGTATCTTGCGACATTGATGGACCTGTGGCAAGTACCATTCGTCCTTCAACCATTGCAGATCCTTTTTATGGATATGACCCAAAAACAGAAAAAGAAGTAGCTTTCAATACAAAAGGAGCAATTACAGTGATGGCAGTCGACAATTTACCATGCGAATTGCCAAAAGATGCAAGTGAAGGTTTTGGAGAAATGTTTTTAGAACATGTAATTCCAGCTTTCTTCAACAATGACAAAGATGGCGTATTAGCAAGAGCTAAAATGACTGAAAATGGTAAGCTTACAGAACGGTATTCGTACTTACAAGACTATGTAGATGGGAAGTAA
- the tnpA gene encoding IS66 family insertion sequence element accessory protein TnpA, whose translation MKNSKKQERMFALIEMMYLEDIDQKDFCEREDIKLATLKYWLKHYHLEKKLDQAEIHPREEPSWSKFIPIEVDMPMANSDSSIRIEYPNGVRLHLDTCLLNQKTLCSLTQLISCLD comes from the coding sequence ATGAAAAACTCCAAGAAACAAGAGCGTATGTTTGCCTTGATAGAGATGATGTACTTAGAGGATATCGATCAGAAAGATTTTTGTGAGCGTGAAGATATCAAGCTGGCTACTTTAAAATATTGGCTGAAACACTATCATCTTGAAAAGAAATTAGATCAAGCGGAAATTCATCCTAGAGAAGAACCATCTTGGAGTAAATTTATTCCTATTGAAGTTGATATGCCCATGGCTAACTCCGATTCATCAATTAGGATTGAATATCCAAATGGTGTTCGTCTACATTTAGATACCTGTTTATTAAATCAAAAGACTCTTTGCTCATTAACTCAACTTATATCATGTTTGGACTAG
- a CDS encoding Calx-beta domain-containing protein has protein sequence MKKITLFLSCILILCIFSCEKDDNTVAPIISEEEPIIPINFEENFGTTITARFLGRVVNEQNEPIQGATIQIGNSVTSTDLFGIFSMSDAAAYEKFAYVTATKDGYIIGSRALVPSASEVNRVEIMLLKEDVIATINSGQQATVNLSNGTEVTFDGNFTKEDGSAYSGEVKVILKHLSPDDENMDAMMPGMLFAQDASGDAVALETYGMLVVELRSNSGEELQLATGSSSQISMPLAANTLNPPATIPLWHFDETLGYWIEEGEATLQGNKYVGDVAHFSFWNYDFPYPSIVLCIQLEDENGNPMPYTALDLHSTLLNSTGTYGYTNSNGVECGLVPSGEEFTVIVPGVSCANQPFTTTIGPFTSDTNITIPVIATNQNTTTLTGTFITCDGNNVTNGYMQLFINGTSEIIPVTDGTINYAVSYCGTLDYSIKGIDVTNNQVTSVTTGTLNGSATVDLGVLSSCTGFVDTDGDGIFDSFEDLNGDNDLTNDDTDNDGIPNYQDADDDGDGINTADEDYDGDNDPTNDDTDGDQIPNYLDNQDVVVYSTDVAGEGCDPITYNLDDIITNHYSGQGTANMTYVFYENEADAIAETNPITTSIYQVSLADLVNNGAVIHIKGTSTITGQSDIAYVYLFYGFPDTDNDGLTDCEETTGVDDPNTPLVPTGITNPNDACDPIETSSLIDSDNDGLTDCEETTGTDNIHTPLIPAGTSDPNDSSDPNQAPTLQIAGSGVVIYEGDGLNEWAILSLSHASTEAISVNVQTVDGTATAPLDYSAVNVTVTIPAGDVSMNLANLIPIINDTEVEGTENFFLQATVISGNTTNASALVELEIIDDDVAPSITDFPACRNPTTGTATFDIQSMIPNFVSLSDLQSGLLVFNYYYTEQDARAFSNSGTVQGPLITSQNTMIYAAVWNPHITPSADAAVSILNCIINETPTAVGGLSLTTCDGNSDGFATFDLSQLNTQILQTQPSANFNITYHETPEDAVNNVNPIQAIYTNIITNQQTIYYRIEDFQTGCFNTGAIDLIVDSGC, from the coding sequence ATGAAAAAAATCACCTTATTCCTATCCTGTATACTAATTCTATGTATTTTTTCTTGTGAGAAAGATGACAACACAGTTGCTCCAATTATCTCAGAAGAAGAGCCAATCATTCCAATAAACTTTGAAGAAAACTTTGGAACAACTATTACCGCACGCTTTCTTGGTCGTGTAGTAAATGAACAAAATGAGCCAATACAAGGCGCAACGATTCAAATAGGAAACTCCGTAACTTCTACCGATCTTTTCGGAATATTTTCAATGTCAGATGCTGCTGCATATGAAAAATTCGCATACGTTACTGCAACGAAAGATGGATACATTATTGGTTCAAGAGCATTAGTTCCTTCTGCATCAGAAGTGAATAGGGTAGAAATCATGTTACTGAAAGAAGATGTAATTGCAACGATCAATTCTGGTCAGCAAGCTACCGTAAATCTATCCAACGGAACAGAAGTTACATTTGATGGAAATTTTACAAAAGAAGATGGCTCGGCATATAGTGGCGAAGTAAAAGTAATTCTAAAACATCTAAGTCCTGATGATGAAAACATGGACGCAATGATGCCAGGAATGTTATTTGCACAAGATGCAAGTGGCGATGCGGTTGCTTTAGAAACGTATGGAATGTTGGTTGTAGAACTCAGAAGCAATTCAGGAGAAGAATTACAACTAGCAACAGGAAGCAGTTCGCAAATTTCAATGCCGTTAGCTGCAAATACACTCAATCCGCCAGCAACAATTCCATTATGGCATTTTGATGAAACACTAGGGTATTGGATTGAAGAAGGAGAAGCAACTTTACAAGGAAACAAATATGTTGGTGATGTAGCTCACTTTTCATTTTGGAATTATGATTTTCCATATCCGTCAATCGTTTTATGTATTCAGCTAGAAGATGAAAACGGAAATCCAATGCCGTATACAGCGTTAGATTTACACTCTACATTACTAAACTCAACAGGAACGTATGGATATACAAATAGCAATGGAGTAGAATGTGGATTGGTTCCTTCGGGAGAAGAATTTACAGTAATAGTTCCAGGAGTTTCTTGTGCTAATCAACCATTTACAACAACTATTGGTCCTTTTACTTCGGATACGAATATAACAATACCTGTAATTGCAACAAATCAAAACACAACAACCTTGACTGGAACATTTATTACTTGTGATGGAAATAATGTAACAAACGGATATATGCAACTATTCATCAATGGAACATCAGAAATAATTCCGGTAACGGACGGAACAATTAACTATGCTGTATCTTATTGTGGTACGTTAGACTATTCTATCAAAGGAATAGATGTAACCAACAATCAAGTTACTAGCGTTACAACGGGAACGTTAAACGGAAGTGCTACGGTAGATTTAGGAGTCTTAAGTTCATGCACAGGATTTGTAGACACAGATGGCGATGGTATTTTTGATTCATTTGAAGATTTAAATGGTGACAACGACCTTACCAATGACGATACAGATAATGATGGAATTCCAAATTATCAAGATGCAGATGATGATGGCGACGGAATTAACACCGCAGATGAAGATTATGATGGTGACAATGATCCAACGAATGATGATACAGATGGAGATCAAATTCCAAACTATCTAGACAATCAAGATGTTGTCGTTTACTCAACTGATGTTGCTGGAGAAGGTTGTGATCCTATAACATACAATTTAGATGACATTATTACGAATCATTACAGTGGACAAGGAACTGCAAATATGACGTATGTATTTTATGAAAACGAAGCAGATGCTATTGCAGAAACAAATCCCATAACAACGTCAATATATCAAGTGTCTTTGGCAGATTTAGTTAATAACGGAGCTGTAATACATATCAAAGGAACAAGTACAATTACGGGACAATCTGATATAGCGTATGTATACTTATTTTATGGATTTCCAGATACAGATAACGACGGATTGACAGATTGTGAAGAAACTACAGGTGTTGATGATCCAAATACACCTTTAGTTCCAACTGGAATCACAAATCCAAATGATGCGTGCGATCCAATAGAAACAAGCTCTTTAATAGATAGTGATAATGATGGACTTACCGATTGTGAGGAAACTACTGGGACAGATAATATACATACACCTTTAATACCAGCTGGAACAAGTGATCCAAATGATTCAAGTGACCCAAACCAAGCACCTACGCTTCAAATAGCTGGGTCTGGAGTTGTTATTTATGAAGGTGATGGATTAAATGAGTGGGCAATACTAAGCTTAAGCCACGCAAGTACAGAAGCTATTTCAGTGAATGTACAAACTGTTGATGGCACTGCAACAGCACCACTAGATTATTCAGCCGTGAATGTTACGGTAACTATTCCGGCAGGAGATGTATCAATGAATCTAGCTAATCTTATACCAATAATTAATGACACAGAAGTTGAAGGTACTGAGAATTTCTTTTTACAAGCAACAGTCATTTCTGGAAATACAACAAATGCAAGTGCATTAGTAGAGCTTGAAATCATAGATGATGATGTAGCTCCATCAATAACCGATTTCCCAGCATGTAGAAATCCAACCACAGGAACGGCTACTTTTGATATTCAAAGTATGATCCCAAATTTTGTTTCTCTAAGTGACTTACAATCGGGTCTTTTAGTATTTAACTATTATTACACAGAACAAGATGCACGTGCGTTTTCAAATTCAGGTACAGTACAAGGTCCATTAATAACATCACAAAATACGATGATATATGCAGCAGTTTGGAATCCGCATATAACTCCAAGTGCTGATGCAGCTGTATCAATACTAAACTGTATCATAAATGAAACACCAACAGCAGTAGGAGGCTTGAGTTTAACAACTTGCGACGGAAATTCAGACGGCTTTGCAACTTTTGATCTTTCGCAATTGAATACTCAAATATTACAAACACAGCCAAGTGCAAATTTTAATATTACGTATCATGAAACTCCGGAAGATGCCGTTAACAATGTAAACCCAATACAAGCTATTTATACAAATATTATAACAAATCAACAGACAATATATTACCGTATAGAAGATTTTCAAACTGGATGTTTTAACACTGGAGCTATTGACCTTATTGTAGATTCTGGCTGTTAA
- the tnpC gene encoding IS66 family transposase, which translates to MKTSLSTVVIDQDYVQIPKSEYEQLLSNYQNLELQLSELKRLIFGSKSERFVPNTDALQLGLFTEETSEQTEVVQQQISYNRSKTKKHPIRLPLASHLPRVEQIIEPVHIAQGSIKIGEEITEVLEYTPSRVYVRKIIRPKYALPNDAGIVIASLPSMILPKSNVGAGLLAHICVSKFVDHLPFYRQIQILKREGVVVAMSSMTGWFSKGVTQLEVLYEVLQKAVLQSQYLQGDESPIKVQDNHKNGSLHTGYHWVFHAPVERLVLFKYDPSRSAKVPKDFLQQFSGTLQTDGYRAYQNLSTKHPIKLLACMAHARRYFEKALDNDNARASYAMGQIQKLYAIERKIKERTTNTQTIKRYRELCAKPILEKLHTWMQQEYGKVLPKSAIGKAFAYSLNLWDKLSAYTQDGKYLIDNNLIENAIRPLALGRKNYLFAGSHKAAQHAAIMYSFFATCKINDVNPYLWLHDVFKRLPEHKANKLEELLPQNWKNPAVV; encoded by the coding sequence GTGAAAACATCCTTATCTACCGTGGTTATCGATCAAGATTATGTTCAGATTCCTAAATCAGAATATGAACAGTTACTCTCTAACTATCAAAATTTAGAATTACAGTTATCTGAATTAAAACGCCTTATTTTTGGTAGTAAAAGCGAACGATTTGTTCCTAACACAGATGCACTTCAATTAGGACTATTTACAGAAGAAACTTCTGAGCAAACAGAGGTAGTACAACAGCAGATTAGTTACAATCGGTCAAAAACAAAAAAGCATCCTATTCGTTTACCATTAGCTTCGCATTTACCAAGAGTTGAACAAATAATAGAACCTGTGCATATTGCTCAAGGTAGCATTAAAATAGGTGAAGAAATTACAGAAGTATTGGAGTATACGCCTTCTAGGGTCTATGTTCGTAAAATTATTCGTCCAAAATATGCATTACCTAATGATGCAGGAATCGTTATTGCTTCACTTCCTAGCATGATCTTGCCTAAATCCAATGTTGGAGCTGGATTATTAGCCCATATTTGTGTCAGCAAGTTCGTGGATCATCTTCCTTTTTATCGTCAGATACAAATTTTAAAAAGAGAAGGCGTTGTTGTAGCAATGTCATCAATGACAGGTTGGTTTTCTAAAGGAGTAACACAGTTGGAGGTATTATATGAAGTCCTACAAAAAGCAGTATTACAAAGTCAGTACCTCCAAGGGGACGAGTCGCCAATCAAAGTTCAAGACAATCATAAAAACGGAAGCTTGCACACAGGATATCATTGGGTATTCCATGCACCAGTGGAACGATTAGTATTATTTAAGTACGATCCTAGCAGGTCAGCAAAAGTTCCAAAAGATTTTTTACAACAGTTTAGCGGAACATTGCAAACTGATGGATATAGAGCATACCAAAATCTAAGTACCAAACATCCGATAAAGCTCTTGGCTTGCATGGCACATGCCAGGCGCTATTTTGAAAAAGCACTTGATAATGACAACGCAAGAGCCAGTTATGCTATGGGGCAAATCCAAAAACTATATGCCATAGAGCGAAAAATAAAAGAGCGTACTACAAATACACAGACCATAAAACGCTATAGAGAATTATGTGCGAAGCCTATTTTAGAAAAGCTTCATACTTGGATGCAACAAGAGTACGGTAAAGTATTGCCTAAAAGCGCTATTGGAAAGGCTTTTGCGTATAGTTTAAACTTGTGGGATAAGCTAAGCGCTTACACACAAGATGGAAAGTATCTGATTGATAACAACCTAATAGAAAATGCAATTAGACCACTCGCATTAGGGCGCAAAAATTATCTCTTCGCAGGCTCTCACAAGGCTGCACAACATGCAGCTATCATGTATTCTTTCTTTGCTACTTGTAAAATCAATGATGTAAATCCGTATCTGTGGTTACATGATGTCTTTAAAAGATTACCTGAGCATAAAGCCAATAAATTAGAAGAATTACTACCACAAAATTGGAAAAATCCAGCAGTAGTTTAA
- a CDS encoding Calx-beta domain-containing protein — protein sequence MKKFPLFLSCLLILCVFACDNELLGPEITSEEEVPVIPINFEENFGTTVTARFLGRVLDEQNDPVQGATIQIGNTVTSTDIFGIFSVSDATAFEKFAYIKVEKDGYINGSRTLTPSSTEVNNVEIMLLKEDVIATITSGVTATVNLPNGTEVSFNGNFTRENGTPYNGQVDVIIKHLSPDDENMDAMMPGMLFAQNASGDAVALETYGMIAVELRSSSGEELQLAEGSISQISIPVATSSNNPPATIPLWYFDEEVGYWKEEGVATLQGNNYVGEVSHFSFWNYDFPYPSVYLCITLVDDGGRPLPYTSLDLYSALLNATGTYGFTNAAGTECGWIPAGEQLTVTIATLHCNNAPFTTTIGPFTSDANITITVPSNLSTTELTGTFVNCDGNNVTDGYIQLFINGNSQVIPVTNGSISYTVVYCNTLDFSLKGIDITSNQITNIITGTLNGSATVDVGALSSCTGFVDTDGDGVFDTFEDINGDNDLTNDDTDQDGTPNYLDIDDDGDGINTADENYDGDNDPTNDDTDGDQIPDYLDAVDVNIFDSEIIADGCNPLIFNLDAIATQYVNTNMSYAFYETEADAAAETNVLTSTYEVAFINFTDGSNIYVKGTNTITNATAVGNIYLFVVNEDSDNDGLTDCEETTGIDDPDTVSVPSGISDPNDSNDPVDFTDTDGDGLTDAEETTGNDNPNTQPTPNGISDPNDPCDPIESSSLVDSDNDGLTDCEETTSIDNPNTPSIPSGTSDPNDQNDPNQQPTDTTMTFGGPFGGNTLSESAGTIDLLVSLNSASSQNTVINIASSNVSAVAPDDYTPINTTVTILAGNISGTPWPIQIDIIDDTDFEANEAILITATVISGAVTNPIVEFYITIEDNDSNGNSPQSGIIGVCGDGNGLGVFDLNSMDTHYLNGNNGTISYHQTQADADAGMNALTSPYTSTDGITLFVRIVASTGNIQISTLYCEVYTTPMAISGLSLTECDGNGDGLAIFSLQQLDAQIIQNGGNLVVVSYHATLADAENNTNIIFHDLYLTTSRTMFFRVRHMRGGCYDTGAIDLIVDPGC from the coding sequence ATGAAAAAATTCCCTTTATTTCTATCTTGTTTACTAATTCTATGTGTTTTCGCTTGTGACAATGAGCTTCTTGGACCCGAAATTACCTCAGAAGAAGAAGTTCCTGTAATTCCCATAAACTTTGAAGAAAACTTTGGAACAACGGTCACAGCTCGTTTTTTAGGTCGTGTGCTAGATGAGCAAAATGATCCAGTTCAAGGCGCAACCATTCAAATAGGAAATACAGTAACAAGTACAGATATCTTCGGAATCTTCTCTGTGTCAGATGCAACAGCATTTGAAAAATTTGCCTATATCAAAGTTGAAAAAGACGGATATATCAATGGCTCAAGAACTTTGACACCATCAAGTACAGAAGTAAATAATGTAGAAATCATGTTACTCAAAGAAGATGTAATTGCCACAATTACTTCTGGAGTAACAGCAACGGTAAATTTACCAAACGGAACAGAAGTTTCGTTCAATGGAAACTTTACCAGAGAAAATGGAACACCATACAACGGACAAGTTGATGTGATTATCAAACATCTAAGCCCTGATGATGAAAACATGGACGCAATGATGCCAGGAATGTTATTTGCACAAAATGCAAGTGGCGATGCAGTTGCGTTAGAAACGTATGGAATGATTGCTGTAGAACTCAGAAGTAGTTCTGGAGAAGAATTACAACTAGCCGAAGGTAGCATTTCACAAATCTCCATACCTGTAGCAACAAGCTCAAACAATCCGCCAGCAACAATTCCATTATGGTATTTTGATGAAGAAGTAGGTTATTGGAAAGAAGAAGGCGTAGCAACACTACAAGGAAACAACTATGTTGGCGAAGTATCTCACTTTTCATTTTGGAATTATGACTTTCCATATCCCTCAGTATATTTATGTATCACATTAGTTGATGATGGCGGAAGACCATTGCCATACACGAGTTTAGATCTTTATTCAGCATTACTAAATGCAACAGGAACGTACGGATTTACAAATGCAGCAGGAACAGAATGTGGTTGGATTCCAGCTGGAGAACAACTCACAGTGACAATTGCAACATTACATTGCAACAATGCGCCATTTACAACAACGATTGGACCATTTACATCCGACGCAAACATTACGATTACAGTTCCGTCAAATTTAAGTACAACCGAACTCACAGGAACTTTTGTAAACTGTGATGGAAACAACGTTACAGATGGGTACATTCAACTATTTATCAACGGAAACTCACAAGTAATTCCAGTAACCAATGGATCTATAAGTTATACAGTTGTTTACTGTAACACATTAGATTTTTCTCTAAAAGGAATTGATATCACGAGCAATCAAATCACAAACATTATAACAGGAACATTAAATGGAAGTGCTACCGTAGATGTTGGCGCGCTCAGTTCATGTACAGGATTTGTAGATACGGATGGAGATGGCGTTTTTGATACCTTTGAAGATATAAATGGCGACAACGATTTAACGAATGATGATACAGACCAAGATGGTACTCCAAACTATTTAGATATTGATGATGATGGTGACGGAATCAACACCGCAGACGAAAACTACGATGGCGATAACGATCCAACAAATGACGATACCGATGGCGATCAAATTCCAGATTATTTAGATGCAGTTGATGTAAATATCTTTGATTCAGAAATCATTGCAGATGGTTGCAACCCATTAATCTTTAATTTAGATGCAATAGCAACGCAGTATGTAAACACAAACATGAGTTATGCTTTCTATGAAACTGAAGCAGATGCTGCTGCAGAAACAAACGTATTAACGTCAACATACGAAGTAGCATTTATTAATTTTACAGATGGTTCAAATATCTATGTAAAAGGAACTAACACAATAACCAACGCAACTGCTGTTGGAAATATATATTTATTTGTTGTAAATGAAGACTCAGATAATGATGGATTAACGGATTGTGAAGAAACCACAGGAATAGACGATCCAGATACCGTTTCTGTGCCAAGCGGAATAAGTGACCCGAACGATTCAAACGATCCTGTAGATTTCACAGACACGGATGGTGACGGACTTACAGACGCAGAAGAAACCACAGGAAACGACAATCCAAACACACAACCAACACCAAATGGAATATCAGATCCAAATGATCCATGTGATCCAATAGAATCTAGTTCATTAGTAGATAGTGACAATGACGGATTAACCGATTGTGAAGAAACAACAAGTATAGACAATCCAAATACACCTTCAATTCCAAGCGGAACAAGTGATCCAAACGATCAAAATGATCCAAACCAACAACCAACAGATACAACGATGACATTTGGTGGTCCATTTGGTGGTAATACATTGTCAGAAAGCGCAGGAACCATTGATCTTCTTGTATCGTTAAATTCGGCAAGTAGTCAAAATACGGTAATTAATATAGCTTCTTCTAATGTAAGTGCGGTTGCTCCAGATGATTATACTCCAATAAATACAACGGTTACTATTCTCGCAGGAAATATATCAGGAACACCATGGCCAATACAAATTGATATCATTGATGATACAGATTTTGAAGCTAATGAAGCCATTTTAATTACAGCGACTGTAATCTCAGGAGCGGTTACAAATCCAATTGTAGAATTCTATATAACTATTGAAGACAATGACAGCAACGGAAATTCTCCGCAATCTGGAATCATAGGAGTATGTGGTGATGGAAATGGGTTAGGTGTATTTGACCTTAACTCTATGGATACTCATTATCTGAATGGAAATAATGGAACGATAAGTTATCATCAAACACAAGCAGACGCAGATGCAGGAATGAATGCGTTAACATCTCCTTATACTTCAACAGATGGTATTACATTATTTGTTCGTATTGTTGCTTCAACAGGCAACATCCAAATATCAACATTATATTGTGAAGTATATACAACGCCAATGGCTATATCAGGACTTAGTTTAACTGAATGCGATGGAAACGGAGATGGTTTAGCAATCTTTAGTCTTCAACAATTAGATGCGCAAATTATTCAAAACGGTGGAAACTTAGTAGTAGTAAGTTATCACGCAACGCTAGCTGATGCAGAAAATAATACCAATATAATATTTCATGACTTATATCTAACTACGTCACGAACTATGTTTTTCAGAGTGCGACATATGCGTGGAGGATGTTACGATACGGGAGCTATTGACCTTATTGTAGATCCAGGTTGTTAA
- the tnpB gene encoding IS66 family insertion sequence element accessory protein TnpB (TnpB, as the term is used for proteins encoded by IS66 family insertion elements, is considered an accessory protein, since TnpC, encoded by a neighboring gene, is a DDE family transposase.) has protein sequence MFGLGISHHYHLYSHPTDMRKSFDGLAGIIQKELNGSALDGTAYIFINKSRDKVKILHWEDGGFVLYYKRLESGRFELPVYDASVMGITLSYSQLVLLIDGISISHIRRKKRYQIPA, from the coding sequence ATGTTTGGACTAGGAATTTCACACCATTATCATTTATATAGTCACCCGACCGATATGCGTAAGAGTTTTGATGGTCTAGCAGGTATTATTCAAAAAGAACTCAACGGCTCTGCTCTTGATGGAACTGCATATATATTTATCAACAAATCACGTGATAAAGTAAAAATATTACATTGGGAAGATGGTGGTTTTGTGTTGTATTATAAACGCTTGGAATCTGGTCGCTTTGAGTTGCCTGTATATGATGCTTCTGTGATGGGTATTACTCTTAGTTATTCGCAATTAGTGTTACTTATCGATGGTATTTCAATCTCTCATATTCGTAGAAAAAAACGATATCAAATACCTGCATAA